The DNA window CAAGCCGGCGCAGAAGGCCTGCGTGCGCGGGCTGCTGCAGCCGGTGCTGCAGGCGGACCAGCGGCGGGCGATGGCGGCCAGCATCGGCGACCAGCGGCATGTGCAGTACGTGCTGCGGTTCGCCGCTACCCCGGCCGGACGCAAGTTTTTCGCCCACGCGCGCCAGGCGCTGTTGGATTCGGTGCCGGCGGCCCTGCATTCGGACCCGGGGCTGGACACGTTCTTCGAGTCGCTGTCGCCTTCGGAACAGAAGCAGGTGCTGGCCTATCTCGACAGCCCGGCGGCCGAAGCGCTGGGCAAGGCGACGCCGTTCGCGGCGCCCTCCGCAACGGCCAAGCAATGGCTGCGCTTGCAGAGCCTGAGCCGCTGCGGGGTGGAGATGGTGCAACTGTGAGCGCGCTGGCCTCGCCGCCGTTGCGCCGACGCCGCTGGCGCCGGCCCGCGTTGGCGGTGCTGGCGCTGCTCGCCGCCTACCCGGCGTTCGTGCTGAGCGCGGTGTATGCGCAGTGGTTCGGCGCGAATCTGCCGGGCGGACGCAACGGCCCGGCGGATGCCTACCGGCACAGCCTGGCCAGCGCGGTCGTCGCCTACACCTTGTCGCCGCGCTGCGTGGACTGGGTCACGGCGGTGATGGAGCGGGGCGGCGAGGGCAACCCGAGCCGGGCGATGGACGCCCACAACAACCGGATCGGCGCGCGCCTCGGCGCCGCCGCTCCGACCTGGGCCGCGATGCAGCGCGAGGTTCGCGCCGCGGTCGACCACGGGGCGATCGATGCGCGATCGCCCGACCAGATCACCTGGCGCGTCCCCGAGACGTGGCAGGAACGACTTTACTGAGGATCACATGCCCAAGCGTACCGACATCAAAACCGTCCTGATCATCGGCGCCGGCCCGATCGTGATCGGACAGGCCTGCGAGTTCGACTACTCCGGCGCGCAGGCGTGCAAGGCGCTGCGCGACGAGGGCTACCGCGTGGTCC is part of the Lysobacter firmicutimachus genome and encodes:
- a CDS encoding YdeI/OmpD-associated family protein — protein: MKIALVLSLMVSALVAAPMAMAWAVPPSDAQTARLMEVLGFKAAIDRIFDGYFTRHPKYSRYKPAQKACVRGLLQPVLQADQRRAMAASIGDQRHVQYVLRFAATPAGRKFFAHARQALLDSVPAALHSDPGLDTFFESLSPSEQKQVLAYLDSPAAEALGKATPFAAPSATAKQWLRLQSLSRCGVEMVQL
- a CDS encoding DUF6973 domain-containing protein, producing the protein MSALASPPLRRRRWRRPALAVLALLAAYPAFVLSAVYAQWFGANLPGGRNGPADAYRHSLASAVVAYTLSPRCVDWVTAVMERGGEGNPSRAMDAHNNRIGARLGAAAPTWAAMQREVRAAVDHGAIDARSPDQITWRVPETWQERLY